From the genome of Nicotiana sylvestris chromosome 1, ASM39365v2, whole genome shotgun sequence:
CAGTACTATCAACTAACTATTGtatttatacaaaaaaaataccaactaactaactaactattGGTAGTTATAACTAATTATTCCTAACTAATAAATAGTTGGGACCCACTATactcaacactccccctcaagttgcGGGATGAAATACATCTTGCATTCCCAGCTTGCCTAGTAGATATTCATGTTGTGGCTTGCATAGACTCTTAGTCAATAGATCTGCTAGCTGCTCAGTTGTTCTAATGTGTTGAGTTTTAATCTGACCTTGAACAAGCTTTTCTCTCAAAAAATGACAATCAATGTCAATGCGTTTGGTTTATTCATAAAAAATAGGGTGAGCGGAAATTTGTATAGCAACCTTGCTATCACAATGCAGCTGTGTGAGCTATACCAGTTCAGTTCCCAGCTCCTCAAAGAGTCATATTATCCACACCACTTCTGCTATAGTAGAGTCCATACTTCGAAATTCAGCTTCAAAAGAGTTCCTGCACGCAGttctctatttttttttactttcatgATATCAGTGTTTTATCAAATTTCACTATATAGCCTGTCACTGATCTCCTTGACTCTACACAAGCCCCCAATCAGAATTACAGTATGCAGACAGAGATTTGCTTGCTTTTGCAGGCATAAGCAATTTAAGTCTAGGAGCAGTTTTTATGTATCTCACCACTCTTTGGGCAGCTTCCATGTGAGAAATCTTAGGTGCATGCATATACTGTCTGAGCCCTTGAACTACAAAGGCAATGTTAGACCTTGTCATGGTTAAGTACAGCAACCTTCCAACTAGTCTCTGATAACCTCCCTTGTCTTCAAGTTCTTTTTCAACTGTAGATCTAACATTTGGTATTTGCTTGTCAAACTCAATGGATGTGAGCTTGTGATTGAACTCTAGAGGTGTTGTTGCTGGCTTTGCACCTGCTAGGCCTAGTTTAGAAACTATTTCTAAAGAATACTTCCTTTGGCACATAACAATTCCTTCCTGAGATCTAAAGAACTCAATCCCTAGAAAGTATTTAAGGtcaccaagatctttcatcttgAACCTCTCTTGCAAATCCTTTCTGACTTTTTTGATCAGTCTTAGACTACTTCTAGTTACTAGAAGATCATCTACATAGGCAAGAATGACTACTAACTCTGAATTCATCTTCTGAGTAAACAAAGAATAGTCTTAGTGACTTAGAACAAATCTCATATCTATGAGAGCTTCAGTTAGTTCCAGGTTCCACTCCCTAGGTGCATGTTTTAATCCATAGAGTGACTTATGCAATCTGAACATATGCTGACACTCCTCCTGGCTTGAAAAGCCACCAAGAACATACATATACACTTTTTCGAGAAGATTTCCTTGaagaaaaacattgtgaacatcCATTTGGAACACATACCATACTGAACTAGTAGTTAATGCATACTACAACCCTCACAGTAACCATTTTAGCTACAGGAGAGAAAGTTTCCATGCAGTCCAATCCTCATTATTGACTGTAACCCTTGGCCACCAGCATGGCCTTATATCTCTCCACTTCACTAGATGAATTGTATTTGACTTTAAACATCCACTTGCAACCTATAGGAACCTTGGCAGGAGGAAGAGGAACAATAGACCAGGTGTTGTTATCTTCAAGAGCTGTGATTTCAGCTTGCATAGCCTCACCTACTTGGGATCCCTACTGGCTTTGTAGAAGAATTTGGGTTCCACAATAGCTTAGAATGCAGCAAGAAAATCTCTATAAGCAGAGGACAACTTATCATAGGCTTCATAGTTTGACCTAGGATATGCAGACTTATCTGGTGGAACCACATAATCTGCTAGCCACACAGGTGGTTTGGTGGTCTTAGAGGACTTGCTGAGTGCTATGGAAGGAGTAGATGGTTCACAAGCTGAGATATGATAGGGAATTTGTGAGGATAGAATAGACTGACCATGATCTTGAGGGACTGAGATAGAAGAAGAGGAAGTCTCAACTTCATCAGTAGAGTTCTAGCTAGATGAGGCTGCAAGAAACTCAGCATTCGCAGAAGAAGAATCATTAGAGGAAGCAGCTGGTTGTGTAAGTTGTTCTACAAACTCCAAGACAGGAAATAAGGGAGAAGCACCAGAAGATATATGCTTGAAATGGAACACTTATTCTTTGAACATAGTGTCTCTGCTAACAAAGAACCTTTTTTAACACAAATCATAGAGTAAATATCCCCTTTGAGATGAGGAATAGCCCATGTGAACAGCTAGAATTGCTCTGGGGCAAAACTTATCCCCTTTCTTCATGGTAGTGGCATAACAAAGACTGCCAAACACTCTCAGATGCTGTAATGAAGGATTCCTTTGAAACAACTTCTCAAAGGGAGATTTGCTTTGTAGTAGTATAGTAAGCAAACTGTTTAGAAGATAGACTGTTGTAGACACATTCTCCCCATAATTTGAGGGGTAAGAAAGTTTGAAACCTGAGTGCTCTAGCCATGTCTAGGATAGACCTGTGCTTTCTCTAAAGCTTGAAACCTGAGTGCTCTATCCATGTCTATGATAGAGCTATGATTTCTCTCAACGACCCCATTCTGTTGAGGGGTATATGTATAAGAACTTTGATGTACTATACCTTGAGTCTTCAACAAGGTCTGCATCAGGTCATTAAAAAAACTTTATGCCATTGTCTGTTCTTATGTATTTGAGTTTGTGATCAAACTGTGTTGAGGCCATTGCTACAAAGTTTTAATCACCTCAATAGTATATGATTTAGAATGCAATAAAAATAGCTAGGTATATCTAGAGTAATCATCTACCAAGGTAAAAAAATATCTCTTGCTACCATGCATAGGCACCCTAT
Proteins encoded in this window:
- the LOC138871384 gene encoding uncharacterized mitochondrial protein AtMg00810-like, whose translation is MQAEITALEDNNTWSIVPLPPAKKMNSELVVILAYVDDLLVTRSSLRLIKKVRKDLQERFKMKDLGDLKYFLGIEFFRSQEGIVMCQRKYSLEIVSKLGLAGAKPATTPLEFNHKLTSIEFDKQIPNVRSTVEKELEDKGGYQRLVGRLLYLTMTRSNIAFVVQGLRQYMHAPKISHMEAAQRVVRYIKTAPRLKLLMPAKASKSLSAYCNSDWGLV